A genomic region of Trifolium pratense cultivar HEN17-A07 linkage group LG3, ARS_RC_1.1, whole genome shotgun sequence contains the following coding sequences:
- the LOC123916277 gene encoding acyltransferase-like protein At3g26840, chloroplastic, with the protein MLLLGLELVPLVSQIFNERNILVRGIAHPMMFAKRKTGRLPEISSFDTFRIMGVVPVAPFNLFKLLSSKSHVVLYPGGMREALHRKVVIDYDDLVKIPYFKSEIESLTNEAMQLRWKLRKESFMIFPIYAM; encoded by the exons ATGTTGTTGCTAGGATTGGAATTAGTTCCCTTGGtttctcaaatttttaatgAAAGAAATATCCTTGTAAGAGGAATAGCACATCCCATGATGTTTGCGAAACGAAAAACAGGAAGATTGCCAGAAATATCTTCTTTTGACACATTCAGAATTATGGGTGTTGTTCCTGTGGCACCGTTTAACCTCTTCAAACTTTTATCTTCCAAGTCACATGTCGTGTTATATCCTGGAGGGATGCGCGAGGCTCTTCATAGGAAG gtTGTGATTGATTATGATGACTTGGTGAAGATTCCTTATTTCAAGTCTGAAATTGAAAGCCTTACAAATGAGGCTATGCAGTTGAG GTGGAAGCTCAGGAAGGAATCATTCATGATATTTCCAATTTATGCGATGTAG
- the LOC123914956 gene encoding 40S ribosomal protein SA-like has product MARTATADIRESLCFNLVYKNCDYQMERYIFKRRQDGIYIINLGKTWEKLQLAARVIVAIENAKDIIVQSARPYGQRVVLKFAQYTGANAIAGRHTPGTFTNQLQTSFREPRLLILTDPRTDHQVINLQLIGTMHGQTLRRKGKKLSSQIFLQISM; this is encoded by the exons ATGGCTAGG ACGGCCACCGCTGACATTCGAGAAAG TTTATGTTTCAATCTGGTTTACAAGAACTGTGACTACCAAATGGAGCGTTACATTTTCAAACGCCGTCAAGACG gtatttatattattaatcttGGAAAGACTTGGGAGAAACTTCAACTAGCTGCTAGGGTCATTGTTGCAATTGAGAACGCTAAGGATATTATTGTCCAATCTGCAAGGCCTTATGGACAGAGAGTTGTTCTCAAGTTTGCTCAGTACACTGGAGCTAATGCCATTGCTGGAAGGCATACTCCCGGAACTTTCACCAATCAGCTTCAGACTTCATTCAGGGAGCCTCGTCTTCTCATCCTCACCGATCCAAGAACTGATCATCAG GTGATAAATCTTCAACTGATTGGGACAATGCATGGTCAAACTTTAAGAAGGAAGGGAAAAAAACTCTCTTCTCAAATTTTTCTCCAAATAAGTATGTAA